A region of Streptomyces sp. TG1A-60 DNA encodes the following proteins:
- a CDS encoding acyltransferase domain-containing protein, whose product MTSRLPWPEPGHDTGTPDTPIVIVGLAAPEGAPEAVRRAEVSGPVGVRVRCAPDGITAFFGDSVRGASRERLSALHLVWAALEDAGIVPGSLRDADVGVFLVQAEAGDREADGSDALAALVGGDLRWERGPRVTLGAELAAPAAVESAAEQLRRGECDVAVAGSVTGAVAVLRRGSTAIRAGERVLAPAEAFGSGDPFTLSDVPAPPPARLVPLVLSGRSDAAVAALARDLLARFEADPELTPDDLGWSLATTRTTGLGRRAVLLATDRAEVVRGLRAVAEGGFAPLLFRTPPGASVEGGGRAVHVFPGVGSQWPGMALDLLNASDVFRLRMEDCARALEPFVPWSLHDVLRGAPGAPALEGADVVMPVLFAVSVALSALWSSCGVEPAAVVGASLGEVAAAHVAGALTLDEATRVVVLWSRMQAEAAGEGELAAAALSPDELRPLLDAEHLRGRVHFAGTNGPRSVLLGGERAAVTEVVEMLVAKGIPARTVYPGLAVHTPGLTVDATPLLTGTAAIAPAPATVPFYSSVTGGEFETTGLDGAYWLRNVTSQIRFEAAVRALWTAGHHVFLEVGPHSVLLGGVQETLEDIGAGTGAAASSGVVGTQRRGQDGVTEWLTAMAQLYVRGVPVDWAAFFRGRDGRRIALPTYPFGVEETDTAPGAAAAGGAPARGTGTAGLSLAGLTAGERSYAVEEFVRAQVAMVLRHNDPDAVALDSGFLQSGFGSLQAVELCNRLNEATGLRLPTTLTFDHPTPASVADLIGELLTARTERGPRRGAEQGPESAVLARLDALEAELRACDLLRDGHEAPGNTPARKRVAARLRHLLDRLAPDDKDEFGDASLEELLDLAENELRKS is encoded by the coding sequence GTGACCAGCAGACTGCCTTGGCCCGAGCCCGGTCATGACACCGGCACCCCGGACACCCCGATCGTGATCGTCGGCCTCGCGGCCCCGGAAGGGGCTCCCGAGGCCGTGCGCCGGGCGGAAGTGTCCGGCCCGGTCGGCGTGCGGGTGCGCTGTGCGCCCGACGGGATCACGGCGTTCTTCGGGGACTCCGTGCGCGGGGCGTCCCGGGAGCGGCTCAGCGCACTGCACCTGGTGTGGGCCGCGTTGGAGGACGCCGGGATCGTTCCCGGTTCGCTGCGCGACGCCGATGTGGGTGTTTTTCTCGTGCAGGCGGAGGCCGGGGACAGGGAAGCCGACGGCTCAGACGCGCTGGCGGCGCTCGTCGGGGGCGATCTCCGCTGGGAGCGGGGGCCCCGGGTGACGCTCGGGGCGGAACTAGCGGCGCCGGCGGCGGTCGAGTCGGCCGCCGAGCAACTGCGCCGGGGGGAGTGCGACGTGGCTGTGGCGGGTTCCGTCACGGGCGCGGTCGCGGTCCTGCGTCGGGGCTCCACCGCCATACGGGCCGGTGAGCGCGTGCTCGCACCGGCGGAGGCGTTCGGCTCCGGCGATCCGTTCACCCTCAGCGATGTGCCGGCGCCGCCGCCCGCGCGGCTCGTGCCGCTCGTGCTGTCCGGGCGCAGCGACGCCGCCGTGGCGGCGCTGGCCCGGGATCTGCTCGCCCGTTTCGAGGCCGACCCCGAGCTGACGCCGGACGACCTGGGGTGGTCGTTGGCGACGACCCGTACGACCGGCCTAGGGCGGCGGGCCGTGCTGCTCGCCACCGACCGGGCGGAGGTGGTGCGCGGACTGCGTGCGGTCGCCGAGGGCGGGTTCGCCCCGCTGCTGTTCCGTACGCCACCCGGCGCGAGCGTCGAGGGCGGTGGACGCGCGGTACATGTCTTCCCCGGCGTGGGCTCCCAGTGGCCGGGCATGGCGCTCGACCTGCTGAACGCCTCCGACGTGTTCCGTCTACGGATGGAGGACTGCGCGCGGGCTCTCGAACCCTTCGTTCCGTGGTCGCTGCACGACGTCCTGCGCGGTGCCCCCGGCGCGCCGGCGCTGGAGGGCGCGGACGTGGTCATGCCGGTCCTGTTCGCGGTGAGTGTGGCGCTGTCCGCGCTGTGGAGCTCCTGCGGTGTGGAGCCCGCAGCCGTCGTCGGCGCCAGCCTCGGTGAGGTCGCCGCCGCGCATGTCGCGGGTGCGCTGACGCTGGACGAGGCCACCCGGGTGGTCGTCCTGTGGAGCCGAATGCAGGCGGAGGCGGCCGGAGAGGGCGAACTGGCCGCAGCGGCCCTGTCGCCCGACGAACTCCGTCCGCTGCTCGACGCCGAGCACCTGCGCGGCCGGGTCCACTTCGCCGGTACGAACGGTCCGCGCTCCGTGCTGCTCGGTGGGGAGCGCGCGGCAGTGACCGAAGTCGTCGAGATGCTCGTGGCCAAGGGCATACCGGCCAGGACGGTGTACCCCGGTCTCGCCGTGCACACACCGGGCCTGACCGTCGACGCCACCCCGCTCCTCACCGGTACCGCGGCGATCGCGCCGGCCCCCGCCACCGTGCCCTTCTACTCCTCCGTCACCGGCGGCGAGTTCGAGACGACCGGCCTGGACGGCGCGTACTGGCTCCGCAACGTCACCTCCCAGATCCGTTTCGAGGCGGCCGTACGTGCCCTGTGGACAGCAGGTCACCACGTGTTTCTCGAGGTCGGCCCGCATTCCGTGCTGCTCGGCGGGGTGCAGGAGACGCTGGAGGACATCGGCGCGGGCACCGGGGCGGCGGCATCGTCCGGCGTGGTCGGCACTCAGCGCCGGGGACAGGACGGGGTCACGGAGTGGCTGACGGCGATGGCGCAGCTCTACGTGCGCGGGGTCCCCGTCGACTGGGCCGCCTTCTTCCGGGGCCGTGACGGCCGGCGGATCGCCCTGCCGACGTATCCGTTCGGCGTCGAGGAGACGGACACGGCTCCGGGCGCGGCGGCGGCCGGCGGTGCACCGGCCCGGGGCACCGGCACCGCAGGGCTGTCCCTCGCGGGTCTCACGGCGGGCGAACGGTCGTACGCTGTCGAGGAGTTCGTACGGGCCCAGGTGGCGATGGTGCTGCGGCACAACGACCCGGACGCGGTCGCCCTGGACAGTGGCTTCCTGCAATCGGGCTTCGGCTCGTTGCAGGCCGTGGAACTGTGCAACCGGCTCAATGAGGCCACCGGGCTGCGGCTGCCCACGACGCTGACCTTCGACCACCCGACTCCCGCGTCCGTCGCGGACCTCATCGGCGAGCTGCTGACCGCCCGGACGGAGCGGGGGCCGCGGCGGGGCGCGGAGCAGGGCCCGGAATCGGCGGTCCTCGCCCGACTCGACGCCCTGGAAGCCGAACTGCGCGCCTGCGACCTGCTGCGTGACGGACACGAAGCCCCCGGGAACACTCCCGCGCGGAAGCGGGTCGCAGCCCGGCTGCGCCACCTGCTGGACCGGCTGGCGCCGGACGACAAGGACGAATTCGGGGACGCGTCCTTGGAGGAGTTGCTCGACCTCGCCGAGAACGAACTGCGCAAGTCATGA